Proteins encoded in a region of the Campylobacter sp. RM16189 genome:
- the lptE gene encoding LPS assembly lipoprotein LptE, giving the protein MRFIAAVFIAVFLVGCGYKPVSKITKDMIGDDIYVHVTIDRADPKSSVWIADSIKEGIVSRLNRKLSSDKNAKTKIIASVKSVSLQALLYDEDGYVSLYKAILKMEFDTKFENGKIYKSVTTGEYDFTISQKIKDIRYADSVISETDRYNAIKEASKEAFDEYLAALAVKGFKNVSNNH; this is encoded by the coding sequence ATGAGATTTATAGCTGCGGTTTTTATCGCTGTTTTTTTAGTCGGGTGCGGGTATAAGCCTGTTTCAAAGATCACAAAAGATATGATTGGGGATGATATCTACGTGCATGTGACTATAGATAGAGCCGATCCAAAAAGCAGTGTTTGGATAGCCGATAGTATAAAAGAGGGCATAGTATCAAGGCTTAACAGAAAACTTAGTAGTGATAAAAATGCAAAAACAAAGATAATAGCGTCTGTAAAATCTGTAAGTTTACAAGCACTTTTATATGATGAAGATGGATATGTATCGTTATATAAAGCTATTTTAAAAATGGAGTTTGATACTAAATTTGAAAACGGAAAGATATATAAGAGTGTAACTACCGGTGAATATGATTTTACTATTTCTCAAAAAATAAAAGATATTCGCTATGCAGATAGCGTAATCAGTGAAACAGATAGATATAATGCGATAAAAGAGGCTTCAAAAGAGGCTTTTGATGAATATTTAGCAGCTCTTGCGGTTAAAGGGTTTAAAAATGTCAGCAACAATCACTAA